The following proteins are co-located in the Deinococcus metallilatus genome:
- the coxB gene encoding cytochrome c oxidase subunit II yields the protein MLNTNHSRHRRGPHRGRPRQLVRAGLLGVAAALLTGCQSAQFLSMGDMASAYNREILWMSVPAIILSIIIFIGVSYALFYTVRKFREDRNDAPPAQFHGNNRLETVLVVVPMLLVMLLSVLTVRSLARLNPTPQNAVKVDVLGKQFWWNFSYPAAPAAAGGHVTNGNEMVIPTRSWVALTATSGDVIHAFWAPNLGGQRDATPGTQKTWQINTERPGVYQGNCNVLCGASHANMRFKVIALDPARYQSFLAAAQAYRAPTPATGSAEERGYTLFMQGKPATGALACAACHRVQGTPAAGAAGPDLSFFGTRQTLGAGMWEHERAREMLHEWIKHSPAVKPGSLMPPYDGSSYTVNGKVQKAGLLTDAEIDDLAAYLRSLRLPEEADYWRGVPVIDLNTVTEGGNP from the coding sequence ATGTTGAACACCAACCATAGCCGCCACAGGCGCGGACCACACAGGGGGCGACCGCGGCAACTGGTCCGTGCCGGACTGCTCGGCGTCGCCGCGGCGCTGCTCACCGGCTGCCAGTCGGCGCAGTTCCTGTCCATGGGGGACATGGCGTCCGCGTACAACCGCGAGATCCTGTGGATGAGCGTGCCCGCCATCATCCTCTCGATCATCATCTTCATCGGCGTGTCGTACGCCCTGTTCTACACGGTGCGGAAGTTCCGGGAGGACCGGAATGACGCGCCCCCGGCGCAGTTCCACGGCAACAACCGCCTGGAGACGGTCTTGGTGGTCGTGCCCATGCTGCTTGTGATGCTGCTCAGCGTGCTGACGGTGCGCTCGCTGGCCCGCCTGAACCCCACCCCGCAGAACGCCGTGAAGGTGGACGTGCTGGGCAAGCAGTTCTGGTGGAACTTCAGCTACCCGGCGGCCCCGGCCGCAGCAGGCGGCCACGTCACCAACGGCAACGAGATGGTGATACCCACCCGCAGCTGGGTGGCCCTGACCGCGACCAGCGGTGACGTGATCCACGCCTTCTGGGCGCCCAACCTGGGCGGGCAGCGCGACGCGACCCCCGGCACCCAGAAGACCTGGCAGATCAACACCGAGCGCCCCGGCGTCTACCAGGGCAACTGCAACGTGCTGTGCGGGGCCAGCCACGCCAACATGCGCTTCAAGGTGATCGCGCTCGACCCGGCCCGTTACCAGTCGTTCCTGGCGGCGGCCCAGGCGTACCGCGCCCCCACCCCCGCCACCGGCAGCGCCGAGGAACGCGGCTACACCCTGTTCATGCAGGGCAAGCCCGCCACCGGCGCGCTCGCCTGCGCCGCTTGCCACCGGGTCCAGGGCACGCCTGCGGCGGGTGCGGCCGGTCCCGACCTCAGCTTCTTCGGCACCCGGCAGACGCTGGGCGCGGGCATGTGGGAACACGAGCGGGCCAGGGAGATGCTGCACGAGTGGATCAAGCACAGCCCGGCGGTCAAGCCCGGCAGCCTGATGCCCCCCTATGACGGCAGCAGCTACACGGTGAACGGTAAGGTGCAGAAGGCTGGCCTGCTCACCGACGCGGAGATCGACGATCTCGCCGCTTACCTGCGCAGCCTGCGTCTGCCGGAAGAAGCGGACTACTGGCGCGGTGTGCCGGTCATTGACCTGAACACCGTCACCGAAGGAGGGAACCCGTGA
- a CDS encoding SCO family protein codes for MKWLTAALLALAAVLGGLLLYRNVSPAPTGGTVLDNPVKLPALRLVNDRGQATALNDSGGKLRLMFYGYVRCPDVCPATLAALKNIYAGLTPGQRKRVQVQLVTVDPVHDRPAVLRDYLNRFDPAFTGLTGDAATIDEAARVMFVANVQPQPVTDHSAHQGQHSGGAGADPENHEDEAPGGATEAARIHGDQVSVVDPQGRFVRVYNNAEVIGGELERDLPGLIRKYGS; via the coding sequence ATGAAGTGGCTCACGGCGGCGCTGCTGGCCCTCGCGGCGGTTCTGGGGGGGCTGCTGCTGTACCGGAACGTCTCCCCGGCTCCGACGGGCGGCACCGTGCTGGACAATCCGGTGAAGCTTCCCGCGCTGCGGCTGGTCAATGACCGGGGGCAGGCAACGGCGCTGAACGATTCGGGCGGAAAGCTGCGGCTGATGTTCTATGGCTACGTGCGCTGCCCGGACGTGTGCCCGGCGACGCTGGCGGCCCTGAAGAACATCTACGCGGGGCTGACGCCGGGGCAGCGGAAGCGCGTGCAGGTGCAACTGGTGACGGTGGACCCGGTGCATGACCGCCCGGCGGTGCTGCGCGACTACCTGAACCGCTTCGACCCCGCGTTCACGGGCCTGACCGGCGACGCCGCCACTATCGACGAGGCTGCCCGCGTGATGTTCGTGGCGAACGTGCAGCCGCAACCGGTGACCGATCACAGCGCGCACCAGGGCCAGCACAGTGGCGGGGCGGGAGCCGACCCCGAGAACCATGAGGACGAGGCGCCGGGCGGGGCCACCGAGGCCGCCCGCATCCACGGCGATCAGGTGAGCGTGGTGGACCCGCAGGGCCGCTTCGTGCGGGTGTACAACAACGCCGAGGTGATCGGCGGCGAACTGGAGCGCGATTTGCCGGGATTGATCCGGAAGTATGGGAGCTGA
- a CDS encoding ArsC/Spx/MgsR family protein encodes MPDPQVQMFGLKKSAATRAAERFFKERRVKVQFVDLKERPIAKGELTRFVQKFGLNALLDLEGKAYERSNLAYLRTTEEGIIARIMETPELLRLPLVRGGKVLTVGEDPEGWARMLEG; translated from the coding sequence ATGCCCGACCCCCAAGTCCAGATGTTCGGCCTGAAAAAGAGCGCCGCCACCCGTGCCGCCGAGCGGTTTTTCAAGGAGCGGCGGGTGAAGGTGCAGTTCGTGGACCTCAAGGAGCGGCCCATCGCCAAGGGGGAACTCACCCGCTTTGTCCAGAAATTCGGCCTGAATGCCCTGCTGGACCTGGAGGGCAAGGCCTATGAACGCAGCAACCTCGCCTACCTCCGCACGACCGAGGAGGGCATCATCGCCCGCATCATGGAGACGCCGGAGCTGCTGCGGCTGCCGCTGGTGCGCGGCGGCAAGGTGCTGACGGTGGGGGAAGACCCGGAGGGCTGGGCGCGGATGCTGGAGGGGTGA
- a CDS encoding cbb3-type cytochrome c oxidase subunit I codes for MTVQHAPPPTTIAARRGAWEVIKDYMMTTDHKKIGILYMVTSVVAYAIAGILAVLIRLQLALPNQGLLVGHDYNQVLTGHAALMVFFFLIPIGLFGFGNFLLPLQLGVRDVALPRVNTFAVWLFVFSMVIFIASMWNGGTPGAGWTFYYPLSVDPTQQAGISAMMVALALNGIGSLLGSANFAATIVNMRAPGMGLWKMPIFTWSIFATSLLQLVSLGGLTAAALVTYLEIKLGLSMFNPGIGGTPILMQQFFWFYSHPAVYVMLLPYLGIAAEIASTMARKPLFGYRVMVYSLLGIVLVSLLVWAHHMFAVGLPEAWQIAFAVATLIVAVPTGVKIFNLIGTLWGGRIMMKTPTYWLVGFIFNFLVGGITGVSLGMIPFDYQVTMSYYVVAHFHNVMMFGTAFLVFGGLAYWWPKITGRFLDERLGLWHFWVTMIGSWMTFLPQYILGLLGMPRRYYTYPEGNFAWTELNFISTLGALTLLVGGIMWVYNMLQSMRRPITASPNPWGGFTLEWTAASPPAAYNFAHEFPTNFPTERPLYDWEKGGEKLTPVDPRSIHLPVDSIWPFVTALAMFLMGYGLAFGWFTNYTPAAGLQPFFAASPNHVFASILLYLSIPLFMWGLFKWAGTREYAVPVEHHHLTKYDNGFMGMAWFIISEVGLFGVLIAGYVYLRISGHAEPPAMRPNIWLAALNTLILVSSSFVIHKAEQDHHHGRYTWFRLGLFITLLLGTLFMLFQVYEFSLFGHESDWKQNLWQSCFFIIVGLHGLHILIGGTGVALPYYQAMTGKLDKYNHGSIGPASLYWHLVDVVWLFIVAIFYAW; via the coding sequence GTGACGGTCCAGCATGCTCCACCCCCCACCACCATCGCTGCCCGCCGGGGCGCCTGGGAGGTCATCAAGGACTACATGATGACCACCGATCACAAGAAGATCGGAATCCTGTACATGGTGACGTCGGTCGTTGCGTACGCCATCGCGGGCATCCTCGCGGTCCTGATCCGGCTGCAACTGGCGCTGCCCAACCAGGGGCTGCTGGTCGGCCACGACTACAACCAGGTGCTGACGGGGCACGCGGCCCTGATGGTCTTTTTCTTCCTGATTCCCATCGGGCTCTTCGGGTTCGGGAACTTCCTGCTGCCGCTGCAACTCGGCGTGCGCGACGTGGCGCTGCCGCGCGTGAACACCTTCGCGGTGTGGCTCTTCGTCTTCAGCATGGTGATCTTCATCGCCTCCATGTGGAACGGCGGCACGCCGGGCGCGGGCTGGACCTTCTACTATCCGCTGTCGGTGGACCCCACCCAGCAGGCGGGCATCAGCGCCATGATGGTCGCGCTGGCCCTCAACGGCATCGGGTCACTGCTGGGCAGCGCCAACTTCGCGGCCACCATCGTGAACATGCGCGCGCCGGGCATGGGCCTGTGGAAGATGCCGATCTTTACCTGGAGCATCTTCGCCACCAGCCTGCTCCAGCTCGTCAGCCTGGGGGGCCTGACCGCCGCCGCGCTGGTGACCTACCTGGAGATCAAGCTGGGCCTCTCGATGTTCAACCCGGGCATCGGCGGCACGCCGATCTTGATGCAGCAGTTCTTCTGGTTCTACTCGCACCCCGCCGTGTACGTGATGCTGCTGCCCTACCTGGGCATCGCCGCCGAGATCGCCTCCACCATGGCCCGCAAGCCGCTCTTCGGCTACCGCGTGATGGTGTACTCGCTGCTGGGCATCGTGCTGGTCAGCCTGCTGGTGTGGGCGCACCACATGTTCGCGGTGGGTCTGCCCGAAGCCTGGCAGATCGCCTTCGCGGTCGCCACCCTGATCGTGGCCGTGCCGACCGGCGTGAAGATCTTCAACCTGATCGGCACCCTGTGGGGCGGGCGCATCATGATGAAGACCCCCACCTACTGGCTGGTGGGCTTCATCTTCAACTTCCTGGTGGGCGGGATCACCGGCGTCTCGCTGGGCATGATTCCCTTCGACTACCAGGTCACCATGAGCTACTACGTCGTGGCGCACTTCCACAACGTGATGATGTTCGGCACCGCCTTCCTGGTGTTCGGCGGCCTCGCCTACTGGTGGCCCAAGATCACGGGCCGTTTCCTGGATGAGCGGCTGGGCCTCTGGCACTTCTGGGTGACCATGATCGGCTCGTGGATGACCTTCCTGCCGCAGTACATCCTGGGCCTGCTGGGCATGCCCCGGCGCTACTACACCTACCCGGAAGGCAACTTCGCCTGGACCGAACTGAACTTCATCTCCACCCTGGGCGCGCTGACGCTGCTGGTGGGCGGCATCATGTGGGTCTACAACATGCTCCAGAGCATGCGGCGGCCCATCACCGCCAGCCCCAACCCCTGGGGCGGCTTCACGCTGGAGTGGACGGCGGCTTCTCCCCCCGCCGCCTACAACTTCGCCCACGAGTTCCCCACCAACTTCCCCACTGAGCGGCCGCTGTACGACTGGGAAAAGGGCGGCGAGAAGCTCACGCCGGTGGACCCCCGGAGCATTCACCTGCCGGTGGATTCCATCTGGCCGTTCGTGACGGCGCTGGCGATGTTCCTGATGGGCTATGGCCTCGCTTTCGGCTGGTTCACCAACTACACCCCGGCGGCCGGACTGCAACCGTTCTTCGCCGCCAGCCCCAACCACGTGTTCGCCAGCATCCTGCTGTACCTCAGCATTCCCCTCTTCATGTGGGGCCTGTTCAAGTGGGCGGGAACGCGCGAGTACGCCGTGCCTGTCGAGCACCACCACCTCACCAAGTACGACAACGGCTTCATGGGCATGGCCTGGTTCATCATCTCCGAAGTCGGCCTCTTCGGCGTGTTGATCGCCGGGTACGTGTACCTGCGCATCAGCGGCCACGCCGAGCCGCCCGCCATGCGCCCCAACATCTGGCTGGCCGCGCTGAACACCCTGATCCTGGTCAGCTCCTCCTTCGTGATCCACAAGGCCGAGCAGGACCACCACCACGGGCGCTACACCTGGTTCCGGCTGGGCCTCTTCATCACCCTGCTGCTGGGCACGCTGTTCATGCTGTTCCAGGTGTACGAGTTCTCGCTGTTCGGCCATGAGAGCGACTGGAAGCAGAACCTCTGGCAGTCGTGCTTCTTCATCATCGTCGGCCTGCACGGTCTGCACATCCTGATCGGCGGCACCGGCGTCGCCCTGCCCTACTACCAGGCGATGACCGGCAAGCTGGACAAGTACAACCACGGCTCTATCGGGCCCGCCAGCCTGTACTGGCACCTGGTCGACGTGGTGTGGCTGTTCATCGTGGCGATCTTCTACGCATGGTGA
- a CDS encoding VOC family protein: protein MPVQTHHAAGTSAWYDLTTGKPEESKRFYSDLFGWTFEDQGPEFGHYHMVRQSGHPVAGFMPKAPEMAQMPSAWTIYYASDDAQADAQRIRELGGQILAEPMQVGPLGHMLVASDPTGAVFGLWQPLAFQGSELENEHGSMTWQEVNTRDADRARDFYTQLFGATSEPMPGDMTYHILKQGNDNVGGIMQMDEEHWPASVPPHWMPYFDVNDLQRAVQVAGEGGGSVRVPPFDTPYGQMAVLADPDGAVFSVVQVDRS from the coding sequence ATGCCCGTTCAGACCCACCACGCCGCCGGAACATCCGCCTGGTACGATCTCACCACCGGCAAACCCGAGGAGAGTAAGCGGTTTTACAGCGACCTCTTCGGCTGGACCTTCGAGGATCAGGGGCCGGAGTTCGGCCATTACCACATGGTCCGTCAGAGCGGTCATCCGGTCGCCGGGTTCATGCCGAAAGCTCCGGAGATGGCGCAGATGCCCAGTGCCTGGACGATCTATTACGCCAGCGACGATGCCCAGGCCGACGCACAGCGCATCCGCGAGCTGGGCGGGCAGATTCTCGCCGAACCCATGCAGGTCGGTCCGCTGGGCCACATGCTGGTCGCCAGCGACCCCACCGGGGCGGTCTTCGGCCTGTGGCAGCCCCTCGCGTTTCAGGGGTCCGAACTGGAGAACGAACACGGCAGCATGACCTGGCAGGAAGTGAACACCCGTGACGCGGACCGGGCGCGTGACTTCTACACCCAGCTTTTCGGCGCGACCAGCGAACCCATGCCCGGCGACATGACCTACCACATCCTCAAGCAGGGGAACGACAACGTCGGCGGCATCATGCAGATGGACGAGGAACACTGGCCCGCCTCCGTGCCCCCGCACTGGATGCCCTACTTCGACGTGAACGACCTTCAGCGGGCCGTCCAGGTCGCCGGGGAGGGCGGCGGAAGCGTCCGCGTGCCCCCCTTCGACACGCCTTACGGCCAGATGGCCGTGCTGGCCGACCCGGACGGCGCAGTGTTCAGCGTGGTGCAGGTCGACAGGAGCTGA
- a CDS encoding VOC family protein, translated as MQTHPAAGTPTWLDLMTPAAETIRPFYEALFGWTFEKQGAGDGEYSVAFASGRPVAAVVPPFEGQSLWHLYFASDDVSADAARIRDLGGEVNVGPMSVGDHGHLLMGRDPTGALFGLWQAERQAGMGRTGTPGTFTWAELQTRDADRARDFYTSLLGNTSQPLPDMGYHVLYQGADQNAGVMQMDDIHWPPDLPSHWMIYFAVEDTDQAVQTAQANGGQLQAGPHASPYGRIAVLQDPGGATFSVIQPPQPEGEEP; from the coding sequence ATGCAGACCCACCCCGCCGCCGGAACCCCCACCTGGCTCGACCTGATGACCCCCGCTGCGGAGACGATCCGCCCGTTCTACGAGGCGCTGTTCGGCTGGACATTCGAGAAGCAGGGTGCCGGGGACGGCGAATACAGCGTCGCCTTTGCCAGCGGACGTCCTGTCGCCGCCGTCGTTCCGCCCTTCGAGGGGCAGAGTCTCTGGCACCTCTACTTCGCCAGTGACGACGTGTCCGCCGATGCTGCCCGCATCCGTGACCTGGGCGGGGAGGTCAACGTGGGGCCCATGTCGGTCGGTGATCACGGTCACCTGCTGATGGGCCGTGATCCGACTGGCGCCCTGTTCGGCCTGTGGCAGGCGGAACGGCAGGCGGGCATGGGCCGGACCGGCACCCCCGGGACCTTCACCTGGGCCGAGTTGCAGACCCGCGACGCCGACCGCGCCCGCGACTTTTACACCTCGCTGCTGGGCAACACCAGCCAGCCCCTCCCCGACATGGGCTACCACGTCCTCTACCAAGGCGCAGACCAGAACGCCGGAGTAATGCAGATGGACGATATCCACTGGCCGCCGGACCTGCCCTCCCACTGGATGATCTACTTCGCGGTGGAGGATACCGACCAGGCGGTGCAGACGGCTCAGGCGAACGGCGGCCAGCTCCAGGCCGGGCCGCACGCTTCCCCCTATGGCCGGATTGCCGTACTGCAAGACCCCGGAGGCGCGACCTTCTCGGTGATTCAACCCCCGCAGCCGGAAGGAGAGGAACCTTGA
- the ruvB gene encoding Holliday junction branch migration DNA helicase RuvB, producing the protein MTEPLDAALRPKSLTEYVGQERLKEKLGVYLQAAKGRKEALDHTLLFGPPGLGKTTLAHIIAAELGVNIRVTSGPAIEKPGDLAAILTNSLEEGDVLFIDEIHRLGRVAEEHLYPAMEDFKLDIVLGQGPAARTIELPLPRFTLVGATTRPGLITAPMRSRFGIIEHLEYYTAEEIGTNLLRDARLLGFGLEEDAALEIGARSRGTMRIAKRLLRRVRDYADVAGETTIRLERAHDALDKQGLDAAGLDDRDKKYLETLIHRFAGGPVGVDTLATAISEDALTLEDVYEPYLIQLGFIKRTPRGRVATAHAYDHLGLPVGAADGDLGLYTN; encoded by the coding sequence ATGACCGAACCTCTCGACGCCGCCCTCCGTCCCAAGAGCCTGACGGAGTACGTGGGCCAGGAGCGGCTCAAGGAAAAGCTGGGGGTGTACCTCCAGGCCGCCAAGGGCCGCAAGGAAGCCCTCGACCACACGCTGCTCTTCGGCCCGCCCGGCCTGGGCAAGACCACGCTCGCGCACATCATCGCCGCCGAACTGGGCGTGAATATCCGCGTCACGTCCGGCCCGGCCATCGAGAAACCGGGGGACCTGGCCGCCATCCTCACCAACAGTCTGGAGGAAGGCGACGTGCTGTTCATCGACGAGATTCACCGGCTGGGAAGGGTGGCGGAAGAACACCTCTACCCCGCGATGGAGGATTTCAAGCTGGACATCGTGCTGGGGCAGGGACCGGCGGCCCGCACCATCGAGCTGCCGCTGCCGCGCTTCACGCTGGTGGGGGCGACCACCCGGCCCGGATTGATCACCGCCCCGATGCGGTCGCGCTTCGGAATCATCGAGCATCTGGAGTACTACACCGCCGAGGAAATCGGCACCAACCTGCTGCGTGACGCCCGGCTGCTGGGCTTCGGGCTGGAGGAGGACGCCGCGCTGGAAATTGGCGCACGTTCACGCGGCACCATGCGGATCGCCAAGCGGCTGCTGCGGCGTGTGCGCGACTACGCCGACGTGGCGGGCGAGACGACCATCCGGCTGGAGCGCGCGCATGACGCGCTGGACAAGCAGGGGCTGGACGCCGCCGGACTCGACGACCGCGACAAGAAGTACCTCGAAACCCTGATCCACCGTTTCGCGGGCGGCCCGGTCGGCGTGGACACCCTCGCCACCGCGATCAGCGAGGACGCGCTGACGCTGGAAGACGTGTACGAGCCGTACCTGATCCAGCTCGGCTTCATCAAGCGCACCCCGCGCGGCCGCGTCGCCACCGCCCACGCCTACGACCACCTGGGGCTGCCGGTGGGCGCGGCGGACGGGGATCTGGGGCTGTATACGAACTGA
- a CDS encoding Type 1 glutamine amidotransferase-like domain-containing protein → MKLLLTSAGITNPSLQGALVDLLGKPITDSNALCIPTAGYGHPQGSPGGAWRFISGREPRTPMCELGWKSLGVLELTALPSIGEERWIPWVRETDVLLVNGGDALYLCHWMRESGLADLLPSLHETVWVGLSAGSMVMTPRIGEDFVGWKAPTGSDETLGIVDFSIFPHLDHKDLPENTLADAERWAAGIQGPAYAIDDQTAIKVQGGSSEVISEGHWRLFTP, encoded by the coding sequence TTGAAACTTCTGCTCACTTCGGCTGGGATCACCAACCCCAGTCTCCAGGGCGCGCTGGTCGACCTCCTGGGCAAGCCGATCACCGACTCCAACGCCCTCTGTATCCCCACGGCGGGGTACGGGCATCCCCAGGGCAGTCCTGGTGGGGCATGGCGATTCATCAGCGGACGAGAACCCAGAACCCCCATGTGCGAGCTGGGGTGGAAGTCCTTGGGCGTGCTGGAACTCACGGCACTGCCCAGCATCGGCGAAGAGCGCTGGATTCCCTGGGTCCGGGAGACAGACGTCCTGCTGGTGAATGGCGGCGACGCCCTGTACCTGTGCCACTGGATGCGGGAGTCCGGGCTGGCGGACCTCCTGCCGTCGCTGCACGAAACCGTCTGGGTGGGGCTGAGCGCCGGGAGCATGGTGATGACTCCCCGTATCGGGGAGGACTTCGTCGGTTGGAAGGCACCCACCGGGAGCGATGAAACGCTAGGTATCGTTGATTTTTCGATCTTTCCGCATCTGGACCACAAGGATCTGCCGGAAAACACCCTGGCCGACGCGGAAAGGTGGGCGGCTGGCATCCAGGGCCCGGCCTACGCGATTGACGATCAAACCGCGATCAAAGTGCAGGGCGGTAGCAGCGAAGTTATCTCCGAGGGGCACTGGAGGCTCTTTACGCCTTAG
- a CDS encoding molybdopterin oxidoreductase family protein, with translation MTAAPTREVLLTCPLDCPDACRLRVTLARGEDGMERALKLTGDASHPYTKGFACAKTVHYPVRQNHPDRPLYPLRRVGKKTDPEPRFERVTWDEALDDIAARLRTLLDRNGPSAILRYNYAGTMGLMEGSHAHALWRALGTPELDETICATAGTAAWSMGYGARYGVDPLDVPHARLIILWGINSLSTNVHLTPQMTAARKNGARIIHIDPYRNRTSQYADTHLKLKPGTDAALALGVMHELFAHGWTDETYIAEATQGVGELREAAREWTPERTAEVTGLTVEEVRDLAHAIGTTRPTYIRVGYGMTRHEYGGTNLRAVTLIPALTGDWRHRGGGVVLSTSGAFPLNRSRLGGAHLVRPDVPHVNMNELANALAPEAGLGALVVYNTNPAVVAPDSARVRAGMQRDDLLMVVLEQAMTETARLADYVLPATTFMEHPDLYTSYGHHWLGYNPAALEAPGEARPNTWVFQQLARRLGVTEPSVYWTMDELLAELLNTDHPYLSGITPERLKAEGSVHLNLPEGFLPYAHGADTPSGKVQLSPAPRYREPQAVLNADYPLRLITPPAHHFLNSTYGNLPQLTRAEGSEPHVLIHPADAEAYALLDGEYAVIASEVGRATRRVKVTEVVQPGVAVLEGTWWGLRAPDGTSINAVTAQTLTDLGGGSTFHNTRVRVGRAVPQG, from the coding sequence GCCTGCGCGTGACGCTCGCGCGCGGCGAGGACGGCATGGAGCGGGCGCTGAAGCTGACGGGCGACGCCAGCCATCCTTACACCAAGGGCTTCGCCTGCGCCAAGACGGTGCATTACCCGGTGCGGCAGAATCACCCGGATCGCCCGCTGTATCCCCTCCGGCGGGTGGGCAAGAAGACCGACCCCGAACCCCGCTTCGAGCGTGTGACCTGGGACGAGGCGCTGGACGACATCGCGGCACGCCTGCGGACGCTGCTGGACCGTAACGGCCCTTCCGCCATCCTGCGCTACAACTACGCGGGCACGATGGGTCTGATGGAAGGCTCGCACGCCCACGCCCTGTGGCGCGCGCTGGGCACCCCCGAACTGGACGAGACGATCTGCGCCACGGCGGGGACGGCGGCCTGGAGCATGGGCTACGGCGCCCGCTACGGGGTGGACCCGCTGGACGTGCCCCACGCGAGATTGATCATCCTGTGGGGCATCAACTCGCTCAGCACCAACGTCCACCTCACGCCGCAGATGACGGCAGCCCGCAAGAACGGCGCGCGCATCATCCACATTGACCCTTACCGCAACCGCACCAGCCAGTACGCCGACACCCACCTCAAGCTGAAACCTGGCACCGACGCGGCCCTCGCCCTGGGCGTGATGCATGAACTCTTCGCGCACGGCTGGACCGACGAGACGTACATCGCGGAGGCAACGCAGGGGGTGGGGGAACTGCGCGAGGCGGCGCGGGAGTGGACGCCCGAACGTACCGCGGAGGTGACCGGCCTGACGGTGGAGGAGGTGCGCGACCTCGCCCACGCCATCGGCACCACGCGGCCCACCTACATCCGGGTGGGGTACGGCATGACCCGGCACGAGTACGGCGGGACGAACCTGCGCGCCGTGACGCTGATTCCCGCGCTGACCGGCGACTGGCGGCACCGGGGCGGGGGCGTGGTCCTGAGTACCAGCGGGGCCTTTCCCCTCAACCGCTCGCGGCTGGGCGGGGCACACCTGGTCCGGCCTGACGTGCCCCACGTCAACATGAACGAACTGGCGAACGCCCTCGCGCCGGAAGCCGGGCTGGGTGCTCTGGTCGTCTACAACACCAATCCCGCCGTCGTCGCGCCCGACTCGGCCCGCGTGCGTGCTGGGATGCAGCGGGACGACCTGTTGATGGTCGTGCTGGAACAGGCGATGACCGAGACGGCCCGCCTGGCGGACTACGTGCTGCCCGCGACGACCTTCATGGAACACCCGGACCTGTACACCAGCTACGGCCACCACTGGCTGGGCTACAACCCCGCCGCGCTGGAGGCCCCCGGCGAGGCCCGCCCGAATACCTGGGTCTTTCAGCAGCTCGCCCGCCGCCTGGGGGTGACCGAGCCGTCGGTGTACTGGACGATGGATGAGCTGCTGGCCGAACTCCTGAATACGGATCACCCGTACCTCTCCGGCATCACCCCGGAGCGCCTGAAGGCCGAGGGCAGCGTGCATCTGAACCTCCCCGAAGGCTTCCTGCCCTACGCACACGGGGCGGACACGCCGAGCGGCAAGGTGCAGCTCTCGCCCGCGCCGCGCTACCGTGAACCGCAAGCGGTGCTGAACGCCGACTACCCCCTGCGCCTGATCACGCCGCCCGCGCACCACTTCCTGAACAGCACGTATGGGAACCTGCCCCAACTCACCCGCGCCGAGGGCAGCGAACCCCACGTCCTGATCCACCCCGCTGACGCGGAAGCGTACGCCCTGCTTGACGGCGAATACGCGGTGATTGCCAGCGAGGTCGGGCGGGCCACCCGGCGCGTCAAGGTGACGGAGGTGGTCCAGCCCGGCGTCGCCGTCCTGGAGGGGACGTGGTGGGGTCTCAGGGCTCCCGACGGCACCAGCATCAACGCCGTCACCGCGCAGACGCTCACCGACCTGGGCGGGGGGAGTACCTTTCACAACACGCGGGTGCGGGTAGGGCGGGCCGTACCCCAGGGCTAA